The nucleotide sequence ACCGTATTATTCCTACGGGATGTCCGTGCTCACGTCGCACTGGATGGCGGGTGCCTCGATCGCGTTGACCAGTCATGCGGTGCACGAAGCGCGGTTTTGGACTGATTTTGAAATGGCGGGGGCCACGAGTTTTGCCGGCGTGCCCCTCATGTATGAGACGCTGGAATCGCTCGGCATGTTGGAGCGACCCATCCCGGGACTGCGCACGCTCACCCAGGCGGGCGGACGGCTGGATCCGGCGCGCGTGCGACGCTTCGCGCACTGGGCCCAGCAACAAGGCGCGCGGTTTTATGTGATGTATGGGCAGACGGAGGCGTCGCCGCGCATGACGTTTTTGCCGCCGGAATTGGCGGTGTCGGATCCCGACTGCATTGGCACGCCGATCCCGGGGGGCGCGGTGCGCTTGATGGATGGCGCGGGACGAGAAGTGACCGCCACCGGCGGGGCGGGAGAACTGTGCTACCGCGGTCCCAATGTCATGATGGGTTACGCGCACGATCGGCGCGACCTGGCGCGGGGATGCGAGGTGGGCGAGCTGTGGACCGGCGACATCGTGGAGCGCAACGAAGTGGGTTTGTTGCGAATCGTGGGGCGCGCGAGTCGCTTCGTTAAAGTGGCCGGTATACGGATCGCACTGGATGGACTGGAAGCCGACCTGCGCCGGACAGGCGTGGCGGCGCGGGTGGCCGGCAGTGATGAGCAGATCGTGATCGCGGTGCAGGGTGGGGGCGCGGTGGCGGCGGAACTGCGGGAGACTTGGCGCCGCCGCCTCGCGATCCCGGCGACGAAACTACAGGTGGTCGCGGTGGCGGAATTCCCCGCGTTGGCGAACGGTAAGACCGATTATGCGGCGATCGCGCATGCTGGTGGCGGAGGTGGACGCGGTCCGGGCGACTCGCTGCGGGCGGAGTTGACCGAGATCCTGGGGCGCGAGTCGCTGGTGCTCCACGAGACGTTTGTCGAGGCGGGCGGGGATTCCCTCAACCACGTCGAAGGCGCGATGGCGGTGGAGCGGTTTCACGGGCGACGGGTGCCGGGCTGGGAGAACCTGCCCATCGGAGCCCTGTGTCATGAAGATCCTGATACGAGTGTCGGCCGGGGGCGCGATGATCCCTTGGTGGTGGCGCGTTCCGTGGCGATCTGGTTGGCGATGACGGCGCACGTGGTGTTCAAGTTCGATCTGTGGCGGTTCGTGCCGGGGGTGTTGTTTGTGACCGCGTGGGCGACGCCGTTGTTGCTCACCGTGTTTGGCATGGGGCTGGCCCGTAAGTTCGGGCGAGGTGACGCACCGCCGACCGTGCGTGGTGTGATGCGATGGTGTTGGCCGGTGGCGCTGGTTTATTATGTCACGATCGCGATCACAGTGGCGGCGCAATGGATCGCGCAGGAGATGACGACCGAGCATTTCCTCAAGGCGCTCTACTTCAACGCGGATGGAGTCTACGCGGGGATCTGGATGACCTATTGCTGGATGGTGCTGCTGGCTCCCTTCATCGTGGTGCCGTTGGCCCGGTGGCGGTTGGTGGGCGCGATCCTCGTGTTGGTGGTGCCGTGGAGTTTGTGGCCCTGGCTGCGATCGGCACCGGAGGTTAACTATTTTTGGGGCCACATCGCGGGGTGGGGCAGTGTCACCGGTCCCAGTGTGCTGCATTCCACCACGATGGTGGTCCTCGGTTACATGTGGGGCAACGCGCGCTCGGCGGTGGGACGGCTACTCTGGGTGTGCATTCCGCTTACGGTGGCGATGTTCATGATGTGGTGGCACGTGAGCACGATTGGTTGGGAGTGGTTTTGGCAGCTCGTCGCGTTTCAGGAATACCGGCGCTACAGCCATCCCATGTATTTCGGGTTCGGTGTGATTGGGTCGGTGCTGGCGATCGGTCTGAGTCTGGTGGTCACGCGGTGGTGGCGGGAGTCCACGTTGCGTGACGTGATTTACAGCTTTGGGCGCAATCCGGTCTTTGCGTATACGTTTGGCAATTTGATCCTGATTTTTACCCCGGCGTGGAAACTGGACCTGCGAGGCGGCCTGCTATTTGGCGTTATCTACCTGTTGGGATTGGCGCTGATCACGGACGATGTGGCGCGGTGGGAGCCTCGTTTTTTCGGAAAACTATCCGGCGGATTGCGGTGGCTGCACTTGCGGCTGCTGCAATTGGGCAAACCGCGTTAAGCGAAAAAGTGCCATAATGGGGGCGTGGTGGTGACGTGCGTATGCACATCATAAATACGCCAATGACCCGCAAAAATGCCCCGTCCTAGCTAGAGAGATGAGGAATATTTGTCGTTTTGATAAAATCACATCATCATATGAATCAGATAGATGTGAAATAAATTCATAATACAAATTTTTCTAAACGATTGATAGTCATGGCAGATGAACTGCTAGGGCTTCGTTCGGCTGTGACTCCAAATCACGACCAACTGACGTCCAGACGTTCAAACTAAACAAACTACAAATGACTACTCCTTCGATGAAGAAGCTTGGTGCCATGGCTATTGGTGCCTCTCTCGCCCTCACGTCCTCCGCGGACATTGAGATCAACGACAACCTCAGCCTTTATGGTTATGTTACCGCGACCGCGAGTAACTTCTCCGAGGACTACACCGGTGGTGGCGACAGCGACACCGGTTTGCTCGAGGTTGACTCCATGAAGATCCAGTTGACCGGCACCTACGACAAGACGGTTGGCGTGGTCAGTCTCCACGCCTTCTCCGACTACGAGCCGGTATTCCTCGACATGTATGCCACCTACTCGATCGACGAGGCTTCGAGTCTCACGTTCGGTAAATTCCTCAGCTATCATGGTTATGAGGCCTTCGATTGGCCCAACATGCTCCAGATCTCCTACTCAAACGATCTGGCCGGCTTCATTCCCGCCTACCACTCCGGCATCCGTTATGACTATTCCGCCGATGGTTTCTCGGCCGGTGTGGCGGTGCTCGATTCGGTGTATGGTCCCACCTACTATGAGGGTGACCACGATCTGGGTGACGTCGGCTTTGAGGCGTTCATCAAATACTCGACCGACACCAGCAACTTCTACCTCGGCATTGCCAATGATGGCGACAGCGACACCACGATGTTTGACTTCTGGGCGGATACCACGATCGGGGGCACGCTGGTTGCCGCAGAGTTCATGACGGCTGATGCCAATGGTGCCGACGCCTACTTCTGGTCCCTCCTCGCGATGCCTGATTTCGGTGCCTTCACCACGACCTTCCGCCTCAGTGGTGGTGAGGACGACACCGCCGGCCCCGGCGCTGAGTTCATGAAGTATACGATTTCCCCCGGTATGGCGATCACGGACAACCTGTTCTTCCTCGCGGAATACAGCTACACCGAGTTCGACAACACTGGCGTCGACAGCGCGAGCTACCTCGCGGCGCAGATCGTCTTCACGTTCTAAGCCGGAACGTTTCGTCTGATCCATTCGGCGTGTTCCGAGCCCATGCGTGGGCTCGGGGCACCATTCTGAAGACTATTTGTTTAGTCTCCATCGGTAGAGACCCACGGATGCCTGACATCCCGTCCTGCCACCTCATACCCCCAACCTCCTCCTGAAACTTACTATGAAGTTGTCCAAATTCCTGGCGACCGGCGCTCTTGCCGTCTCCACTCTCTTCACGTCGGCCCAAGCGGCTGACACCGTCAAAGTCGGCGTGCTCCATTCCCTCTCCGGCACGATGGCCATCAGCGAAACTTCGCTGCGCGACATCCTCCTTTTCACCTTCGACGAAATCAACGCCGCCGGTGGTGTGATGGGCAAAATGATCGAACCCGTCGTCGTCGATGGCGCTTCCGATTGGCCTCTCTTCGCGGAAAAAGCCAAGCAATTGCTGGAACAGGACAAGGTCGCCGTGACCTTCGGCTGCTGGACCTCCGTTTCCCGCAAATCCGTGCTTCCGGTCTATGAGAAGAACAACGGTCTCTTGTTCTACCCCGTGCAATACGAGGGTGAAGAAGAGAGCCAAAACGTATTCTACACTGCCGAGGCCGTTAACCAGCAGGCCACGCCCGCCGTCGATTACCTACTCGAACAAGGTTACACCAAGTTCTACCTGCTCGGCACCGATTATGTCTACCCGCAGACCACCAACCTCGTCCTCCTCGAGTATCTCCTGAGCAAGGGCGTGCCGATCGAGAACATCGGCGGTGGTTTCCGTAAGGACGAGTCCGGTAAGATCATCTCCGCCGGCAAATACACCGGCTTTGGTCACACCGACTACCAGCAGATCATTTCCGAGATCAAACAGTTCGCCGCCGGTGGTGGCGCCGCCGTCGTGAGCACGCTCAACGGCGACACCAACGTGCCGTTTTTCAAGGAATACGCCGCCGCCGGTCTTTCCGCCGAGACCTGCCCGGTCGTCTCCTTCTCCATCTCGGAGGATGAGTTCCGCGGTCTTCCGGCCGACCAACTCGTCGGTCAACTCGGTTGCTGGACCTACTTCCAGTCCATCGAGTCCGAGGCCAATGAAAAATTCGTGGCCGACTTCAAGGCCTGGTTGGCCAAGAGCAACCTCACCGGCCTCGTCAAGGAAGGTCGCGTGACCTGCTCGCCGATGGTGCTCAGCTACAACGGCGTTTACCTCTGGAAAGCCGCCGTCGAAAAGGCCGGTTCGTTCGATGTCGACAAGGTGCGCGCCGCGCTCAAGAGCGGCCTGTCCTTCGACGGCCCGGGCGGCACGGTGACGACGCAGCCCAACATGCATCTCACCAAAAACGTGTTTATCGGTGAGACCAAGTCCAACGGGCAGTTCGAGATCCTCGAGGAGTTCGACGACGTCTACGGCGAGCCTTGGCTCAAGGGTAAGTTCAAGTAAGGACGCCCCTTCACTTTACGGACGTTTATTCAGTCTTCCGTCCGTGAATCTGTAGTTCCGGGGTGGGCTTTAGTCGGCCCACCCCGCTTCGGTTTTGGCACGGTTCCAGCAGAGAAGAATTCGAATGAAATTCATTCACATCATACCCCGATTGTTGATTTACGCCGGCGCGGTGCTCGCATTTCAGCCGCTCAGTGCCCAATCCGCCAAGGAGACGGTGATCGAGGCGATGTTGGCGGCCAATGATCGCGAGAAACGTGAGATCATCGGCGAACTGGCGGGCGACGGAGACCCCGTTATCGCCGAGCTTTTTGACGCTTGGAAAGCCGATGAGCTGTTCATCTACACGACCAGCGAGGGCGACCGCGTTCCCGTGCGGGTCCCGGGCGGTCGCGATGCGTTTGAGACGGCGGAGCCGTATTCACTTTTAACCGACGCGCCGCTGGTGGATGCCGCCGGTGCGGCCGTGATGCCCACCCGCGACAATCTCGATCGTGTGCGCCACAACAACCGGCTGCGTCGCGCCATGAAAGAGGTGCTCGATTTGATCGACCTCGGCTCGCCCGATCCGGCGAAGCGGCTGCAGGCCGTGCAGACGATCGGTTTCTCCCGCGACTTGGAGAAACTCCCCATTTTGCAGAAGCGGCTGACGGTGGAAAAGGACTCCAACGTCCACCAAGCCACCCGCCAGTCCATTGCCTTGCTCCAGCTCAGTCAGGACGATCTCGCGGTTAAAATCGCGGCGGTGAAGGAGATGGAGGCCATTCACAGTCTGTCCGGCTACGACGCGCTCCTGGCGGTGCAGTCCGAAGCCCAGCAAGCAAAACAACCGGAACTGGTCGCCGCCGCCACCAAGGCACTCGCGGCCATCGACCGTCACCGTTCGGTGGTGGATTTTGTGGGCACGATTTTTCGCGGACTCAGTCTCGGTAGCATCCTTCTGGTCGTCGCGCTCGGGCTCGCCATCACGTTTGGGTTGATGGGGGTGATCAATATGGCGCACGGCGAAATGATCGCCGTCGGTGCTTACACGACTTATCTCGTGCAAAACGTGTTTGGCGCGGGCGTGGTGATTCCCGCTTTCGGGCTGAGTGTGTCCATCCCGGGCATGAATCTGGAGGGCTGGGCCTATTCGCTCTACTTCATCGCCGCCATTCCGCTGAGCTTTATCATGGCGGCGTTGGTGGGCATCGCGCTCGAGCGCGGCATCATTCAATTCCTTTACCGACGGCCGCTCGAGAGTTTACTCGCGACGTGGGGTGTATCGCTCGTTTTGCAGCAGGTGTTCCGGCTCATGTTTGGAGCCAACAACGTGCAGGTCTCCAGTCCGGCCTACTTGAGTGGGAACTGGACGGTGGCCGACATCGTGTTCGGTTGGAACCGCGTCTTCGTGATCGGCTTTGCCGTGCTGATCGTCTTCGGCGTATGGCTGGCACTCAATAAGACGTCGTTGGGTTTGCTCATCCGCGCCGTGATGCAGAACCGGGGCATGGCGTCGCACATGGGCGTGCGCACCACGCGGGTCAACATGCTCACGTTTGGTCTGGGCAGCGGACTCGCCGGACTCGCCGGAGCGTTTCTCAGCCAAATCGGCAACGTCGGTCCGTCGCTCGGTCAATCCTACATCGTCGATTCGTTCATGGTCGTGGTGGTGGGCGGGGTGGGGAACATCCTCGGCACGGTCATCAGCGCGTTTGGCATCGGCGGCATTGACCAAGTGCTGCAGCAATACCTGCCGGCGTGGGCACCGGGACTGGGATGGGTGCCGCTCTTCGGCAGTTTCCTCCAAAACCTCGCGCAGGATTCGTCGGTCTTTGGCAAGATCCTCGTGCTGGCCTTCATCATTCTATTCCTGCAATGGCGCCCGGCCGGGATCTTCGCCACGCGTGGCCGCCAACTTGAGGATTAAGCCGTGATACCGCAGCCCAACAACGCTCGTCTGAAGACCGAGATCATCATCGCCGGGATCATCGCGTTTGTGATGTTGATCCTGCTGCCCGTGCTCAACGCGCAGGGCGTGATCAGCAACTTCACCATCAACCTGTGGGGTAAATATCTCAGCTATGCGCTGCTCGCGATCTCGGTCGATATGCTCTGGGGCTACACCGGTTTGCTCAGTCTCGGCCAGGCGCTCTTTTTCTCCCTAGGGGGCTACATGCACGGCATGTATCTCATGCGCATGATCGGCACCCTCGGCCAATACCAGCAGCCGATCCCCGATTTCCTCGTGTTTCTCGGTTGGAAAGAGCTGCCGAGTTTCTGGGTGCCGTTTTCCAGCTTCCCCTTCGCGTTCGGCATGGTGCTGTTGGTGCCGGGTATCGTGGCGGGAATCTTTGGCTACTTCGCCTTCCGCTCGCGCATCAAGGGCGTGTATTTCTCGATCCTCACGCAGGCGCTGACCTACGCGGCCTCGATCATGTTTTTCCGCAACAACCTGCTGCTCGGCGGCAACAACGGGTTCACGGATTTCAAGTTCATCCTCGGGTTCGATATTCTCAGCGCCGGCACCCAGCGCGGGCTCTACATTGCCACCGGCGTCACGTTGCTGGGCGTCTACGCGTTGTGCCGTTGGTTGAGCCGCACGAAGTTTGGCCTCGTGCAACGCGCCATCCGCGATGGTGAAAACCGCGTGCTTTTCAGCGGGTATGCCGCCGCGGACTACA is from Synoicihabitans lomoniglobus and encodes:
- the urtB gene encoding urea ABC transporter permease subunit UrtB is translated as MKFIHIIPRLLIYAGAVLAFQPLSAQSAKETVIEAMLAANDREKREIIGELAGDGDPVIAELFDAWKADELFIYTTSEGDRVPVRVPGGRDAFETAEPYSLLTDAPLVDAAGAAVMPTRDNLDRVRHNNRLRRAMKEVLDLIDLGSPDPAKRLQAVQTIGFSRDLEKLPILQKRLTVEKDSNVHQATRQSIALLQLSQDDLAVKIAAVKEMEAIHSLSGYDALLAVQSEAQQAKQPELVAAATKALAAIDRHRSVVDFVGTIFRGLSLGSILLVVALGLAITFGLMGVINMAHGEMIAVGAYTTYLVQNVFGAGVVIPAFGLSVSIPGMNLEGWAYSLYFIAAIPLSFIMAALVGIALERGIIQFLYRRPLESLLATWGVSLVLQQVFRLMFGANNVQVSSPAYLSGNWTVADIVFGWNRVFVIGFAVLIVFGVWLALNKTSLGLLIRAVMQNRGMASHMGVRTTRVNMLTFGLGSGLAGLAGAFLSQIGNVGPSLGQSYIVDSFMVVVVGGVGNILGTVISAFGIGGIDQVLQQYLPAWAPGLGWVPLFGSFLQNLAQDSSVFGKILVLAFIILFLQWRPAGIFATRGRQLED
- the urtA gene encoding urea ABC transporter substrate-binding protein, with translation MKLSKFLATGALAVSTLFTSAQAADTVKVGVLHSLSGTMAISETSLRDILLFTFDEINAAGGVMGKMIEPVVVDGASDWPLFAEKAKQLLEQDKVAVTFGCWTSVSRKSVLPVYEKNNGLLFYPVQYEGEEESQNVFYTAEAVNQQATPAVDYLLEQGYTKFYLLGTDYVYPQTTNLVLLEYLLSKGVPIENIGGGFRKDESGKIISAGKYTGFGHTDYQQIISEIKQFAAGGGAAVVSTLNGDTNVPFFKEYAAAGLSAETCPVVSFSISEDEFRGLPADQLVGQLGCWTYFQSIESEANEKFVADFKAWLAKSNLTGLVKEGRVTCSPMVLSYNGVYLWKAAVEKAGSFDVDKVRAALKSGLSFDGPGGTVTTQPNMHLTKNVFIGETKSNGQFEILEEFDDVYGEPWLKGKFK
- a CDS encoding non-ribosomal peptide synthetase, whose product is MADLATTRPFAGIERFGDRLALVSADGLTLSYRQFTAQADAWAAQLGTSRGLLVIEMCNALEPLLAWVGACRARHPTLLLAPGALDAEPRLREAFQPEWEFRREGSAWLLQPGLPPERAPASPHAELAMLLPTSGSTGVPKLVRLSAGNVVSNAEAIASYLQITREDRAITSLPPYYSYGMSVLTSHWMAGASIALTSHAVHEARFWTDFEMAGATSFAGVPLMYETLESLGMLERPIPGLRTLTQAGGRLDPARVRRFAHWAQQQGARFYVMYGQTEASPRMTFLPPELAVSDPDCIGTPIPGGAVRLMDGAGREVTATGGAGELCYRGPNVMMGYAHDRRDLARGCEVGELWTGDIVERNEVGLLRIVGRASRFVKVAGIRIALDGLEADLRRTGVAARVAGSDEQIVIAVQGGGAVAAELRETWRRRLAIPATKLQVVAVAEFPALANGKTDYAAIAHAGGGGGRGPGDSLRAELTEILGRESLVLHETFVEAGGDSLNHVEGAMAVERFHGRRVPGWENLPIGALCHEDPDTSVGRGRDDPLVVARSVAIWLAMTAHVVFKFDLWRFVPGVLFVTAWATPLLLTVFGMGLARKFGRGDAPPTVRGVMRWCWPVALVYYVTIAITVAAQWIAQEMTTEHFLKALYFNADGVYAGIWMTYCWMVLLAPFIVVPLARWRLVGAILVLVVPWSLWPWLRSAPEVNYFWGHIAGWGSVTGPSVLHSTTMVVLGYMWGNARSAVGRLLWVCIPLTVAMFMMWWHVSTIGWEWFWQLVAFQEYRRYSHPMYFGFGVIGSVLAIGLSLVVTRWWRESTLRDVIYSFGRNPVFAYTFGNLILIFTPAWKLDLRGGLLFGVIYLLGLALITDDVARWEPRFFGKLSGGLRWLHLRLLQLGKPR
- the urtC gene encoding urea ABC transporter permease subunit UrtC; protein product: MLILLPVLNAQGVISNFTINLWGKYLSYALLAISVDMLWGYTGLLSLGQALFFSLGGYMHGMYLMRMIGTLGQYQQPIPDFLVFLGWKELPSFWVPFSSFPFAFGMVLLVPGIVAGIFGYFAFRSRIKGVYFSILTQALTYAASIMFFRNNLLLGGNNGFTDFKFILGFDILSAGTQRGLYIATGVTLLGVYALCRWLSRTKFGLVQRAIRDGENRVLFSGYAAADYKLFVFVFSALIASVAGALYVPQVGIINPGEMIPAKSLEAVVWVAVGGRGTLLGPILGAVAINMLKSWTTRAYPDMWLLILGGLFILVVVFLPGGLVSLPQRLKPVWTRIRGWFGQSSSTAPTE
- a CDS encoding outer membrane beta-barrel protein; translation: MTTPSMKKLGAMAIGASLALTSSADIEINDNLSLYGYVTATASNFSEDYTGGGDSDTGLLEVDSMKIQLTGTYDKTVGVVSLHAFSDYEPVFLDMYATYSIDEASSLTFGKFLSYHGYEAFDWPNMLQISYSNDLAGFIPAYHSGIRYDYSADGFSAGVAVLDSVYGPTYYEGDHDLGDVGFEAFIKYSTDTSNFYLGIANDGDSDTTMFDFWADTTIGGTLVAAEFMTADANGADAYFWSLLAMPDFGAFTTTFRLSGGEDDTAGPGAEFMKYTISPGMAITDNLFFLAEYSYTEFDNTGVDSASYLAAQIVFTF